The Astatotilapia calliptera unplaced genomic scaffold, fAstCal1.2 U_scaffold_20, whole genome shotgun sequence genome has a segment encoding these proteins:
- the LOC113017798 gene encoding beta-1,4 N-acetylgalactosaminyltransferase 2-like: MSVCTSSKPFVIAVVGVLIIMFAFYFGNLCNGTSALAYNKQRHSSGSLSYKSSLPTQHRLPGPCTCPDGSTILKDHIPQDQYEDLMQRRAKEFQQYKARTNSILSKLLFALPNSPLQYPIQGVIVRPLTATAIPGLGLHAEEGNSYKVLLTVSNGVLTTETPTAEATVQGSGETKLTIESSTLSVLNDLLAKVSYTSTIYHINTGDLVTFQFENYEAVFPITIQQPHVPVLYDMGTGRSVLFIRGQKPSPYSFKCFFIICILFIIAYN; this comes from the exons ATGTCTGTCTGTACAAGCTCAAAGCCTTTTGTGATTGCTGTTGTCGGCGTGCTGATCATTATGTTTGCATTCTATTTCGGGAACTTGTGTAATGGGACAAGTGCGCTAGCCTACAACAAACAAAG GCACTCTTCAGGTTCTCTAAGTTATAAGTCATCTTTGCCCACACAACACCGTTTACCTGGTCCATGCACTTGTCCTGATGGCTCTACAATCCTCAAAGACCACATCCCACAAGACCAGTATGAGGATTTAATGCAGCGACGAGCTAAAGAGTTCCAGCAATACAAAGCCAG GACTAATTCAATCCTATCCAAGCTACTTTTTGCTTTGCCTAATTCTCCTCTGCAGTATCCTATCCAGGGCGTTATAGTACGACCCTTGACTGCAACTGCAATACCAG GTTTAGGTCTGCATGCGGAAGAAGGAAACAGCTATAAG GTTCTCTTAACTGTGTCTAATGGTGTCCTAACAACAGAAACTCCAACTGCAGAGGCCACTGTTCAAG GTTCTGgagagacaaaactgactaTTGAGTCTAGCACCTTGTCGGTCCTCAATGACCTGCTGGCCAAAGTGTCCTATACCAGCACCATCTACCATATAAACACTGGAGACCTTG TCACTTTCCAGTTTGAAAACTATGAAGCCGTGTTTCCCATTACCATCCAGCAGCCTCATGTACCAGTCCTGTATGACATGGGAACAGGTAGAAGTGTACTCTTCATCAGGGGTCAAAAGCCAAGTCCATATTCATTTAAATGCTTCTTTATTATTTGCATCTTGTTTATCATTGCATACAATTAA